The following proteins are encoded in a genomic region of Protaetiibacter sp. SSC-01:
- a CDS encoding NAD kinase: MTDAARHLLVVAHTGRADSLEAGIHVCRRLIDAGLTPVVSDDELADLRAAAPDLAPLALLGVDVPASSLELVIVLGGDGTILRAAELARGCDAPLIGVNLGHVGFLAEAEREDLDEVVQRALEGDYVVEERMTLSVRVKQGDEVVFETWALNEATVEKASRERSLEVVVEVDQRPLSTFGCDGVVMSTPTGSTAYAFSAGGPVVWPGLQAILMVPLSAHALFARPLVVAPDSPVAIELLERSQGHGVLWCDGRRMFELPPGARVVVRRSPKPVLLARLAPRPFVDRLVNKFGLPVDGWRGPASEAAAEERGRA, from the coding sequence ATGACCGACGCCGCCCGACATCTGCTGGTGGTCGCGCATACCGGCCGCGCGGATTCGCTCGAGGCCGGCATCCACGTGTGCCGTCGGCTCATCGACGCGGGCCTGACGCCCGTCGTATCGGATGACGAGCTCGCCGACCTGCGTGCGGCCGCGCCCGACCTGGCGCCGCTCGCGCTGCTCGGGGTCGACGTGCCCGCGTCGTCGCTCGAGCTCGTGATCGTGCTCGGCGGGGACGGCACGATCCTGCGGGCCGCGGAGCTCGCGCGGGGGTGCGACGCCCCGCTCATCGGCGTCAACCTCGGGCACGTGGGCTTCCTCGCGGAGGCCGAGCGCGAGGACCTCGACGAGGTGGTCCAGCGCGCACTCGAGGGAGACTACGTCGTCGAGGAGCGCATGACGCTCTCTGTCCGCGTGAAGCAGGGCGACGAGGTCGTCTTCGAGACGTGGGCGCTCAACGAGGCGACCGTCGAGAAGGCGAGCCGCGAGCGGTCGCTCGAGGTCGTCGTCGAGGTCGACCAGCGTCCGCTGTCGACGTTCGGATGCGACGGCGTCGTGATGTCGACGCCCACCGGCTCCACCGCCTACGCGTTCTCGGCGGGCGGCCCCGTCGTCTGGCCCGGGCTTCAGGCGATCCTCATGGTGCCGCTCTCGGCGCACGCGCTCTTCGCCCGCCCCCTCGTGGTGGCTCCCGACTCGCCCGTCGCGATCGAACTGCTCGAGCGCTCGCAGGGCCACGGGGTGCTGTGGTGCGACGGCCGCCGCATGTTCGAGCTGCCGCCGGGCGCGCGCGTGGTCGTGCGACGCTCGCCCAAGCCCGTGCTGCTGGCGCGTCTCGCGCCGCGCCCCTTCGTCGACCGGCTCGTGAACAAGTTCGGCCTCCCGGTCGACGGATGGCGCGGTCCCGCGTCGGAGGCGGCTGCGGAGGAGCGGGGGCGCGCGTGA
- a CDS encoding HAD-IIA family hydrolase, producing MAPSAPLAGVDVLLADLDGVVYASHQAIPYAVEALNAAAAYGIRLGYLTNNASRTPETVAGQLRELGLDATPDEIVSSPQAAVVLLADLVPAGSTILVVGGDGLVSEVEKAGFRVTRSADDDPAAVVQGFAPAVAWTDLAEAAFALRGGDAGIPWVATNTDWTIPQARGTAPGNGTLVSAVHTAVGRLPVVAGKPERALFDVAVARFGARHPLFIGDRLDTDIMGARRAGMQSALVLTGIDGPKQLLAAAADSRPDYILEDLRGLAEDYPATEDVRDITGVRRVRVGTAVVRHDGERLTLETPGSGIDRVRAAAAAVWGAGVPIYALDVAPELYS from the coding sequence ATCGCTCCGTCGGCGCCACTGGCCGGCGTCGACGTCCTGCTCGCCGACCTCGACGGCGTCGTCTATGCGAGCCACCAGGCGATCCCGTACGCAGTCGAGGCGCTCAACGCGGCGGCCGCGTACGGCATCCGGCTCGGCTACCTCACGAACAACGCGTCGCGTACGCCAGAGACGGTCGCGGGTCAGCTGCGCGAGCTCGGGCTCGACGCGACGCCCGACGAGATCGTCTCCTCGCCGCAGGCTGCGGTCGTGCTGCTGGCCGACCTCGTGCCCGCGGGGTCGACGATCCTCGTCGTCGGCGGCGACGGCCTCGTCTCCGAGGTCGAGAAGGCCGGCTTCCGCGTCACGCGGTCGGCGGACGACGATCCCGCCGCGGTCGTGCAGGGCTTCGCCCCCGCGGTCGCATGGACCGACCTGGCCGAGGCCGCGTTCGCGCTCCGGGGCGGCGACGCCGGCATCCCGTGGGTCGCCACGAACACCGACTGGACCATCCCGCAGGCGCGGGGCACCGCGCCCGGCAACGGCACGCTCGTCTCGGCGGTGCACACGGCCGTCGGTCGACTGCCCGTCGTCGCGGGCAAGCCCGAACGAGCCCTCTTCGACGTCGCCGTCGCGCGCTTCGGGGCGCGGCATCCGCTCTTCATCGGCGACCGGCTCGACACCGACATCATGGGCGCGCGTCGCGCCGGGATGCAGTCGGCGCTCGTGCTGACCGGCATCGACGGTCCGAAGCAGCTGCTCGCGGCCGCGGCGGACTCGCGTCCGGACTACATCCTCGAGGACCTGCGTGGCCTCGCCGAGGACTACCCGGCGACGGAGGACGTGCGCGACATCACGGGTGTGCGCCGTGTGCGCGTCGGAACCGCCGTCGTGCGCCACGACGGCGAGCGGCTCACACTCGAGACTCCCGGAAGCGGCATCGACCGCGTCCGCGCCGCCGCGGCCGCGGTGTGGGGTGCGGGCGTGCCCATCTACGCGCTCGACGTCGCGCCGGAACTATATTCGTGA
- a CDS encoding TlyA family RNA methyltransferase — MPDAAASGARLDAELVRRGLARSRAIAVEAIAQGLVTVDGAPAAKASLRVGADAELAVAGADHYVSRGAHKLIGALDAFGVDPSGRVCLDAGASTGGFTQVLLERGAARVFAVDVGHGQLVREMRENPRVANLEGQNLRHLTRESPAFLSYRAELALSGWPTLVVGDLSFISLTQVLHPLLALAEPDADLLLLVKPQFEVGRGGIKEGIVRDRARRQEAASTVLWSAWDAGLGALGIVDSPIPGGSGNREYLVHLRRGAPDPSHLRDAVAALA, encoded by the coding sequence ATGCCTGACGCCGCCGCATCCGGGGCCCGGCTCGACGCCGAGCTCGTGCGACGCGGCCTCGCCCGCTCGCGCGCGATCGCGGTCGAGGCGATCGCCCAGGGGCTCGTGACCGTCGATGGCGCCCCGGCGGCCAAGGCGTCGCTGCGCGTCGGTGCGGATGCCGAGCTCGCCGTCGCGGGCGCCGACCACTACGTGAGCCGCGGCGCGCACAAGCTCATCGGTGCGCTCGACGCCTTCGGGGTCGACCCCTCCGGGCGGGTGTGCCTCGACGCGGGCGCCTCGACGGGCGGGTTCACACAGGTGCTGCTCGAGCGGGGCGCCGCGCGGGTGTTCGCGGTCGACGTCGGCCACGGCCAGCTCGTGCGGGAGATGCGGGAGAACCCGCGCGTCGCGAACCTCGAGGGCCAGAACCTCCGGCACTTGACGCGAGAATCTCCCGCGTTTCTGAGCTACCGTGCCGAGCTCGCGCTCTCCGGATGGCCGACGCTCGTCGTCGGCGACCTCAGCTTCATCTCGCTCACGCAGGTGCTGCATCCGCTCCTCGCCCTCGCCGAACCGGATGCCGACCTCCTGCTGCTCGTCAAGCCGCAGTTCGAGGTGGGGCGCGGCGGCATCAAGGAAGGCATCGTGCGCGACCGAGCCCGCCGCCAGGAGGCGGCCTCGACCGTGCTGTGGTCGGCCTGGGACGCCGGACTCGGCGCCCTCGGCATCGTCGACAGCCCGATCCCGGGCGGCAGCGGCAACCGCGAGTACCTCGTGCACCTGCGTCGCGGCGCGCCCGACCCCTCGCACCTGCGCGACGCGGTCGCCGCGCTGGCCTGA